In Streptomyces sp. NBC_00704, a genomic segment contains:
- a CDS encoding NADPH:quinone oxidoreductase family protein: MQAWQVHENGEPSEVMRLAEVDRPTPGDGQVLLRVRAANVNFPDALMVRGQYQVRPPLPFTPGVEICGETEDGRRVIANPALPHGGFAEYAVADAAALLPAPGSLDDAEAAALHIGYQTGWFALHRRARLEAGETLLVHAAAGGVGSAAVQLGKAAGATVVGVVGGAEKAAVARELGCDVVIDRRAEDVVAAVKEATGGRGADVVFDPVGGEAYTQSAKTVAFEGRIVVVGFAGGTIPSPALNHALVKNYSILGLHWGLYNTRNPKLVQHCHEQLTELAARGAIRPLVSERVALDGAAAAVQRVADGVTTGRIAVVPQNGAAA, encoded by the coding sequence ATGCAGGCATGGCAGGTGCACGAGAACGGCGAGCCGAGCGAGGTGATGCGGCTCGCGGAGGTGGATCGGCCCACGCCCGGCGACGGCCAGGTCCTGCTCCGGGTGCGCGCCGCCAACGTCAACTTCCCGGACGCGCTGATGGTCCGGGGCCAGTACCAGGTGCGGCCCCCGCTGCCGTTCACCCCGGGGGTGGAGATCTGCGGCGAGACCGAGGACGGCCGCCGGGTCATCGCCAACCCGGCCCTGCCGCACGGCGGCTTCGCCGAGTACGCCGTCGCGGACGCCGCCGCCCTTCTTCCCGCCCCCGGCTCGCTGGACGACGCCGAGGCCGCCGCGCTGCACATCGGCTACCAGACCGGCTGGTTCGCCCTGCACCGCAGGGCCCGCCTGGAGGCCGGCGAGACGCTTCTCGTGCACGCCGCCGCGGGCGGCGTCGGCAGCGCCGCCGTCCAGCTCGGCAAGGCGGCGGGCGCGACCGTCGTCGGCGTCGTGGGCGGCGCCGAGAAGGCCGCCGTCGCCCGGGAGCTGGGCTGCGACGTGGTGATCGACCGGCGCGCCGAGGACGTCGTCGCCGCCGTGAAGGAGGCCACCGGCGGCCGGGGCGCCGACGTGGTCTTCGACCCCGTGGGCGGTGAGGCCTACACCCAGTCCGCGAAGACGGTCGCCTTCGAGGGCCGCATCGTGGTCGTCGGCTTCGCCGGCGGGACCATCCCGAGCCCCGCGCTCAACCACGCCCTCGTGAAGAACTACTCGATCCTCGGCCTGCACTGGGGCCTCTACAACACCAGGAACCCCAAGCTCGTGCAGCACTGCCACGAGCAGCTCACCGAACTGGCCGCCCGGGGCGCGATCCGGCCGCTGGTCAGCGAGCGCGTGGCCCTCGACGGAGCCGCGGCCGCCGTGCAGCGGGTCGCCGACGGCGTCACCACGGGCCGCATCGCCGTCGTACCGCAGAACGGAGCCGCCGCATGA
- a CDS encoding helix-turn-helix domain-containing protein: MTTDDVLAEVGPRLRRLRKEREVTLAALSESTGISVSTLSRLESGLRRPSLELLLPIAQAHQVPLDELVGAPPVGDPRVRSRPLVRHGRTFWPLSRQPGGLQAFKVLVPQSDEQPEPRTHEGYEWLYVMSGRLRVVLAEHDVVMAAGEAAEFDTRVPHWFGSTGEGPAEFLSLFGPQGERMHVRARPSRR; the protein is encoded by the coding sequence ATGACTACGGATGACGTGCTCGCGGAGGTCGGCCCGAGGCTCAGGCGGCTCAGGAAGGAGCGGGAGGTGACGCTCGCGGCGCTGTCGGAGTCGACCGGCATCTCCGTCAGCACCCTCTCCCGGCTGGAGTCCGGGCTGCGCAGGCCCAGCCTGGAGCTGCTCCTGCCGATCGCCCAGGCCCACCAGGTGCCCCTGGACGAACTGGTCGGGGCGCCCCCGGTGGGCGACCCCCGCGTGCGGAGCAGGCCGCTGGTGCGGCACGGGCGCACCTTCTGGCCGCTGTCGCGGCAGCCCGGCGGGTTGCAGGCCTTCAAGGTGCTGGTGCCGCAGAGCGACGAGCAGCCGGAACCGCGCACCCACGAGGGCTACGAGTGGCTCTACGTGATGTCCGGGCGGCTGCGGGTGGTGCTCGCGGAGCACGACGTGGTGATGGCGGCGGGGGAGGCCGCCGAGTTCGACACCCGTGTGCCGCACTGGTTCGGATCGACGGGGGAGGGGCCCGCGGAGTTCCTCAGCCTCTTCGGACCGCAGGGCGAGCGGATGCACGTGCGGGCCCGTCCGTCGCGCAGGTGA
- a CDS encoding NAD(P)/FAD-dependent oxidoreductase, whose amino-acid sequence MTEQSGNTGRTEHDRHIEGAEDRERAGSAGSAPASAEAAGDGPYEVIVVGGGPAGLSAALVLGRSRRRTLVVDAGEPRNAPSAHLHGYLSRDGMAPADLLAAGREEIARYGVDLVRDRVVEVTRGGGGFAVRLAGDARAGAGRTVHARRLVLATGLADELPPVPGVAERFGRDVLHCPYCHGWEVRDRAFGVLATTPMSVHQTLIVSQWSKDVTLFLHTVGEEELTDEDRRRLDTAGVDVVRGEVAALVVEEDRLTGVRLAGDGGEHAREVLFVAPRPVPRTQLAVRLGARTDRTPFGEYPLTDERGLTSVPGLWAVGNAAGYAEQIVNAASRGYRAGAAINMELLMTDLDAAGRR is encoded by the coding sequence ATGACCGAGCAGAGCGGGAACACCGGACGGACCGAACACGACCGGCACATCGAGGGCGCCGAGGACCGCGAGCGGGCCGGGAGCGCCGGCAGCGCCCCGGCGAGCGCGGAGGCCGCCGGGGACGGGCCGTACGAGGTGATCGTCGTCGGCGGCGGCCCGGCGGGACTGTCGGCCGCGCTCGTCCTGGGCCGGTCCCGGCGCCGGACCCTGGTCGTGGACGCGGGCGAGCCGCGCAACGCGCCCTCCGCCCATCTGCACGGGTACCTGTCGCGGGACGGCATGGCCCCGGCCGACCTCCTGGCCGCGGGCCGCGAGGAGATCGCGCGGTACGGCGTCGACCTGGTCCGCGACCGGGTGGTGGAGGTGACCCGCGGCGGCGGCGGCTTCGCCGTCCGGCTCGCCGGGGACGCCCGCGCGGGGGCAGGCCGCACCGTGCACGCGCGGCGGCTCGTCCTCGCGACCGGGCTGGCGGACGAGCTGCCGCCCGTGCCGGGCGTGGCCGAGCGCTTCGGCCGGGACGTGCTCCACTGCCCCTACTGCCACGGCTGGGAGGTCCGCGACCGGGCCTTCGGCGTGCTCGCCACGACTCCGATGAGCGTCCACCAGACGCTGATCGTCTCGCAGTGGTCCAAGGACGTCACGCTCTTCCTGCACACGGTCGGCGAGGAGGAACTGACCGACGAGGACCGCCGCAGGCTGGACACGGCCGGGGTGGACGTCGTCCGGGGCGAGGTGGCCGCCCTGGTCGTCGAGGAGGACCGGCTCACCGGGGTCCGGCTCGCGGGGGACGGCGGGGAGCACGCGCGTGAGGTGCTGTTCGTCGCGCCCCGGCCCGTGCCCAGGACGCAGCTCGCGGTCCGGCTGGGGGCCAGGACGGACCGGACGCCGTTCGGGGAGTACCCGCTGACCGACGAGCGCGGTCTGACGAGCGTGCCCGGCCTGTGGGCGGTCGGCAACGCCGCCGGCTACGCCGAGCAGATCGTGAACGCGGCCAGCCGCGGCTACCGCGCGGGGGCGGCGATCAACATGGAACTGCTGATGACGGACCTCGACGCGGCGGGCCGCCGGTGA
- a CDS encoding ATP-dependent DNA ligase: MLLTRLADVSREVAATSARSRKIALLAGLFREAEPDDVPVVIPYLAGRLPQGRLGVGWKVLGRPVAPAGSATLTVREVDALLGELGRVAGPGSQAERVRLVERLMGAATEQEQRFLLGLLTGEVRQGALDAVAVEGLAQATGAPAADVRRAVMLAGSLESVAQALLGEGPAALAAFRLTVGRPVLPMLAHTASTVAEAVGRLGVCAVEEKLDGIRVQVHRDGDDVRLYTRTLDDITDRLPEVTEAARRLAGSRFVLDGEVIAFDGTGRPRSFQETAGRVGSRVDVAAAAEAVPVSPVFFDALSVDGRDLLDLPFAERHAELARLTPEPMRVRRALVSGPDDVAAAEEFSRQTLLRGHEGVVVKALDAPYSAGRRGASWLKVKPVHTLDLVVLAAEWGHGRRTGRLSNLHLGARSADGGFVMLGKTFKGMTDAMLAWQTERLRELAVDEKGHVVTVRPELVVEIAYDGLQRSTRYPAGVTLRFARVLRYREDKRPEEADTVEALLAAHPQVRP; the protein is encoded by the coding sequence ATGCTGCTGACCCGGCTCGCCGACGTGTCCCGGGAGGTCGCCGCCACCTCGGCGCGCTCCCGCAAGATCGCCCTGCTCGCCGGGCTCTTCCGGGAGGCGGAGCCGGACGACGTGCCCGTGGTGATCCCGTATCTGGCCGGACGGCTGCCCCAGGGCCGCCTGGGCGTCGGCTGGAAGGTGCTCGGCCGCCCGGTCGCCCCGGCCGGATCGGCGACCCTGACGGTGCGCGAGGTGGACGCCCTCCTCGGCGAGCTGGGCAGGGTCGCGGGCCCCGGCTCGCAGGCCGAGCGGGTGCGGCTGGTCGAGCGGCTGATGGGCGCGGCCACCGAGCAGGAGCAGCGCTTCCTGCTCGGCCTGCTCACCGGAGAGGTCCGCCAGGGCGCGCTGGACGCCGTCGCCGTGGAGGGCCTGGCCCAGGCCACCGGCGCGCCCGCGGCCGACGTGCGCCGGGCGGTGATGCTGGCCGGGTCGCTGGAGTCGGTGGCGCAGGCCCTGCTCGGGGAGGGGCCGGCGGCGCTGGCGGCGTTCCGGCTCACCGTCGGCCGCCCGGTGCTGCCCATGCTCGCGCACACCGCGTCCACGGTCGCCGAGGCGGTCGGCAGGCTCGGCGTCTGCGCCGTGGAGGAGAAGCTGGACGGCATCCGCGTCCAGGTGCACCGCGACGGCGACGACGTCCGCCTCTACACGCGCACGCTCGACGACATCACCGACCGGCTGCCGGAGGTGACCGAGGCGGCACGGCGGCTGGCGGGCTCGCGTTTCGTGCTGGACGGGGAGGTCATCGCGTTCGACGGGACGGGACGCCCCCGCTCCTTCCAGGAGACCGCCGGCCGCGTCGGCTCGCGGGTGGACGTGGCGGCGGCGGCCGAGGCGGTGCCCGTCTCCCCGGTGTTCTTCGACGCGCTGTCCGTGGACGGCCGCGACCTGCTGGATCTGCCCTTCGCCGAACGGCACGCGGAGCTGGCCCGGCTGACGCCCGAGCCGATGCGGGTGCGCCGCGCCCTCGTGTCCGGCCCCGACGACGTCGCGGCGGCGGAGGAGTTCTCCCGGCAGACCCTGCTGCGCGGCCACGAGGGAGTGGTGGTCAAGGCGCTGGACGCGCCGTACAGCGCGGGGCGGCGGGGCGCGTCCTGGCTGAAGGTGAAGCCCGTGCACACCCTCGACCTGGTGGTGCTGGCCGCCGAGTGGGGCCACGGCCGGCGCACCGGCAGGCTCTCCAACCTGCACCTGGGCGCACGCTCGGCGGACGGCGGCTTCGTGATGCTCGGCAAGACGTTCAAGGGCATGACCGACGCGATGCTCGCCTGGCAGACGGAACGCCTGCGGGAGCTGGCCGTGGACGAGAAGGGGCACGTCGTGACCGTGCGGCCCGAACTCGTCGTCGAGATCGCCTACGACGGGCTCCAGCGCTCGACCCGCTATCCGGCGGGCGTCACCCTGCGTTTCGCCCGCGTGCTGCGCTACCGCGAGGACAAGCGCCCCGAGGAGGCGGACACGGTGGAGGCCCTGCTCGCCGCCCACCCGCAGGTGCGTCCGTGA
- a CDS encoding NUDIX domain-containing protein, giving the protein MTAAAPRRSAGLLLFRRTGDGPQVLLGHMGGPYFARKDAGAWTVPKGEYGPGETAWDAARREFEEELGLAPPDGEAIALGEVRQAGGKTVTAWAVEADLDPASVVPGTFAMEWPPRSGRVQEFPELDRVAWFGLERAREVIVTAQTAFLDRLAEHSV; this is encoded by the coding sequence GTGACGGCGGCGGCTCCCCGGCGCAGCGCGGGCCTGCTGCTGTTCCGCCGCACCGGCGACGGACCGCAGGTGCTGCTGGGCCACATGGGCGGCCCGTACTTCGCGAGGAAGGACGCCGGGGCCTGGACCGTCCCCAAGGGCGAGTACGGGCCCGGCGAGACGGCCTGGGACGCGGCCCGCCGCGAGTTCGAGGAGGAGCTGGGGCTGGCGCCGCCCGACGGCGAGGCGATCGCGCTGGGCGAGGTCCGGCAGGCGGGCGGCAAGACCGTCACCGCGTGGGCGGTCGAGGCCGACCTGGACCCGGCGTCCGTCGTGCCCGGCACGTTCGCCATGGAGTGGCCGCCGCGTTCGGGGCGCGTCCAGGAGTTCCCGGAGCTCGACCGGGTGGCCTGGTTCGGGCTGGAGCGGGCGCGCGAGGTGATCGTCACGGCACAGACCGCGTTTCTCGACCGGCTGGCGGAGCACTCGGTCTGA
- a CDS encoding NADP-dependent succinic semialdehyde dehydrogenase → MPIATVNPANGETLKTYEAMDEQELERRLQLAQATFRTYRTTAFAERARLLNRAADLLDEDQDDIGRVMTTEMGKPVKQARAEAAKCAKAMRWYAEHARELLADEEPAAADVKDSGGSRALVRYRPLGPVLAVMPWNFPLWQVVRFAAPALMAGNVGLLKHASNVPQTALYLEDLFHRAGFGEGCFQTLLVGSGAIDALLRDERVKAATLTGSEPAGRAVASTAGEMIKKTVLELGGSDPFVVMPSADVDRAAQVAVTARVQNNGQSCIAAKRFIVHTDVYDAFAERFVAGMAALKVGDPLAEDTEVGPLASEQGRADLEELVDDARRAGAAVLCGGERPEGPGWYYPPTVLAGVTREMRVHREEAFGPVATLYRAADVDEAVLIANDSPFGLSSNVWTRDEAEVDRFVRDLEAGGVFVNGMTASHPGFPFGGVKRSGYGRELSGHGIREFCNITTVWHGA, encoded by the coding sequence ATGCCCATCGCGACGGTGAACCCGGCGAACGGCGAGACGCTCAAGACGTACGAGGCCATGGACGAGCAGGAGCTGGAACGCCGGCTCCAGCTCGCGCAGGCCACGTTCCGCACGTACCGGACGACGGCGTTCGCGGAACGCGCCCGGCTGCTGAACCGGGCCGCCGACCTGCTCGACGAGGACCAGGACGACATCGGCAGGGTCATGACCACCGAGATGGGCAAGCCGGTGAAGCAGGCGCGCGCGGAGGCCGCCAAGTGCGCCAAGGCGATGCGCTGGTACGCCGAACACGCGCGGGAGCTGCTCGCCGACGAGGAGCCGGCCGCCGCCGACGTGAAGGACTCCGGCGGCTCGCGGGCCCTGGTCCGCTACCGGCCGCTGGGCCCGGTGCTCGCGGTGATGCCCTGGAACTTCCCGCTGTGGCAGGTGGTCCGGTTCGCCGCGCCGGCGCTGATGGCGGGCAACGTGGGGCTGCTCAAGCACGCCTCGAACGTCCCGCAGACCGCCCTGTACCTGGAGGACCTGTTCCACCGGGCGGGCTTCGGCGAGGGCTGCTTCCAGACGCTGCTGGTCGGCTCCGGCGCGATCGACGCGCTGCTGCGCGACGAGCGGGTGAAGGCGGCGACCCTCACGGGCAGCGAGCCGGCCGGCCGGGCGGTCGCCTCCACCGCCGGGGAGATGATCAAGAAGACGGTGCTGGAGCTGGGCGGCAGCGACCCGTTCGTGGTCATGCCCTCGGCGGACGTCGACCGGGCCGCGCAGGTCGCGGTGACCGCGCGGGTGCAGAACAACGGGCAGTCGTGCATCGCCGCCAAGCGGTTCATCGTTCACACGGACGTGTACGACGCGTTCGCCGAGCGGTTCGTGGCGGGCATGGCGGCCCTGAAGGTCGGCGACCCGCTGGCCGAGGACACGGAGGTGGGTCCGCTGGCCAGTGAACAGGGCCGGGCGGACCTGGAGGAGCTGGTGGACGACGCCCGGCGCGCCGGGGCGGCCGTGCTGTGCGGGGGCGAGCGCCCCGAGGGGCCCGGCTGGTACTACCCGCCGACGGTCCTGGCCGGTGTCACGCGCGAGATGCGCGTCCACCGGGAGGAGGCGTTCGGGCCGGTCGCGACGCTGTACCGGGCGGCCGATGTCGACGAGGCGGTCCTCATCGCCAACGACTCGCCGTTCGGGCTGAGTTCCAACGTGTGGACGCGCGACGAGGCCGAGGTCGACCGTTTCGTCCGGGATCTGGAGGCCGGCGGGGTGTTCGTCAACGGGATGACGGCGTCCCATCCAGGCTTCCCGTTCGGCGGGGTGAAGCGGTCCGGGTACGGCCGTGAGCTGTCGGGGCACGGAATCCGGGAGTTCTGCAACATCACCACGGTTTGGCACGGTGCGTGA
- a CDS encoding DUF6213 family protein, which produces MNREVTLPLIVDDRGTLQVAAADVSKLLRTLGGRWLHLVEAGADGLDEDTVAALTIELAKLADRIDVACIAHSSGGAP; this is translated from the coding sequence GTGAACCGCGAAGTGACTCTGCCTCTGATCGTCGACGACCGCGGGACCTTGCAGGTGGCCGCGGCCGACGTGAGCAAGCTGCTCCGGACGCTGGGAGGGCGGTGGCTGCACCTCGTCGAGGCGGGCGCGGACGGACTGGACGAGGACACGGTGGCCGCTCTTACCATCGAACTGGCCAAGCTGGCCGACCGCATCGACGTGGCCTGTATCGCGCACAGCAGCGGGGGCGCGCCGTAG
- a CDS encoding acyl-CoA dehydrogenase family protein, producing MAEFTMELNDEQKEVRDWLHGFAADVIRPAAAEWDEREETPWPVIQEAAKVGIYSLDFYAQQYFDPTGLGIPMAMEELFWGDAGIALSIVGTGLAAVGVLANGTEEQIGTWIPQMYGDANDVKVAAFCSSEPDAGSDVASLRTRAVYDEAKDEWVLNGTKTWATNGGIANVHVVVAAVDPELGSKGHASFIVPPGTPGLTQGQKFKKHGIRASHTAEVVLDQVRVPGSCLLGGKDKLDERLARARERAKSGGERVKNAAMATFEASRPAVGAMAVGTARAAYEVALDYAKTREQFGRPIIDNQGVAFQLADMRTQIDAARLLVWRASWMAVNGKPFTAAEGSMSKLYASETAKKVTAQAIQILGGNGYTREYPVERMHRDAAIYTIFEGTSEIQRLVIARTLSGMPIR from the coding sequence ATGGCCGAGTTCACCATGGAGCTCAACGACGAACAGAAGGAGGTCCGGGACTGGCTGCACGGCTTCGCGGCCGACGTCATCCGCCCCGCGGCCGCCGAATGGGACGAGCGTGAGGAGACTCCCTGGCCGGTCATCCAGGAGGCCGCGAAGGTCGGCATCTACTCCCTCGACTTCTACGCGCAGCAGTACTTCGACCCCACCGGGCTCGGCATCCCGATGGCCATGGAGGAGCTGTTCTGGGGCGACGCGGGCATCGCCCTGTCCATCGTGGGCACCGGGCTGGCCGCCGTGGGCGTCCTCGCCAACGGGACCGAGGAGCAGATCGGCACCTGGATCCCGCAGATGTACGGCGACGCCAACGACGTCAAGGTCGCCGCCTTCTGCTCCTCCGAGCCCGACGCCGGCTCCGACGTCGCCTCCCTGCGCACGCGGGCCGTCTACGACGAGGCCAAGGACGAGTGGGTGCTCAACGGCACCAAGACCTGGGCCACCAACGGCGGCATCGCCAACGTCCACGTCGTCGTCGCGGCGGTCGACCCCGAGCTGGGCTCCAAGGGGCACGCCTCCTTCATCGTCCCGCCGGGCACGCCGGGGCTGACCCAGGGCCAGAAGTTCAAGAAGCACGGCATCCGCGCCTCGCACACCGCCGAGGTCGTCCTCGACCAGGTGCGCGTCCCCGGTTCCTGCCTGTTGGGCGGCAAGGACAAGCTGGACGAGCGGCTGGCGCGGGCGCGCGAGCGGGCGAAGTCGGGCGGCGAGCGGGTGAAGAACGCGGCGATGGCCACGTTCGAGGCCTCGCGCCCCGCGGTGGGCGCGATGGCGGTCGGCACGGCCCGCGCCGCCTACGAGGTCGCCCTCGACTACGCCAAGACCCGTGAGCAGTTCGGCCGCCCGATCATCGACAACCAGGGCGTCGCCTTCCAGCTCGCCGACATGCGCACCCAGATCGACGCCGCGCGGCTGCTCGTCTGGCGCGCCTCGTGGATGGCGGTCAACGGCAAGCCGTTCACGGCGGCCGAGGGCTCGATGTCGAAGCTGTACGCCAGCGAGACCGCGAAGAAGGTCACCGCGCAGGCGATCCAGATCCTCGGCGGCAACGGCTACACCCGCGAGTACCCGGTGGAGCGCATGCACCGCGACGCCGCAATTTATACGATCTTCGAAGGCACCAGCGAGATCCAGCGCCTGGTGATCGCGCGGACGCTCTCCGGGATGCCCATCCGGTAG
- a CDS encoding TetR family transcriptional regulator, whose amino-acid sequence MDTTQRTEQQRSADRRRRELLEAADRVVLRDGPQASMNAIAAEAGITKPILYRHFGDKGGLYAALAKRHTDALLDSLRAALDAPAERRERVEATLDTYLAAIEARPQVYRFLMHPSDGSAGEQGFDVGKHSAPLLRRMGEELAQVIEDRVDLGPGSQQLARVWGHGIVGMMHAAGDWWLGERPCSRAELVRSLADLLWGRLAAAGDRVGGPGF is encoded by the coding sequence ATGGACACCACGCAGCGGACCGAGCAACAGCGGTCCGCCGACCGCCGACGGCGCGAACTGCTGGAGGCCGCCGACCGGGTGGTGCTCCGCGACGGCCCACAGGCCTCGATGAACGCCATCGCCGCCGAGGCCGGCATCACCAAGCCCATCCTCTACCGCCACTTCGGCGACAAGGGGGGACTGTACGCGGCCCTCGCCAAGCGGCACACCGACGCGCTGCTCGACTCGCTGCGGGCCGCCCTCGACGCCCCGGCGGAACGCCGGGAACGGGTCGAGGCGACGCTCGACACCTACCTGGCCGCCATCGAGGCCCGGCCGCAGGTGTACCGGTTCCTGATGCACCCCTCGGACGGCTCGGCCGGCGAGCAGGGGTTCGACGTCGGCAAGCACTCCGCGCCGCTGCTGCGCCGGATGGGCGAGGAACTCGCGCAGGTCATCGAGGACCGGGTCGACCTCGGGCCCGGCAGCCAGCAGCTCGCGCGGGTCTGGGGCCACGGCATCGTCGGGATGATGCACGCGGCCGGCGACTGGTGGCTGGGCGAACGGCCCTGTTCCCGCGCGGAGCTGGTGCGCAGCCTGGCCGACCTGCTGTGGGGCCGCCTCGCCGCGGCCGGCGACCGGGTCGGCGGCCCCGGCTTCTGA
- the def gene encoding peptide deformylase — MRHRSIPGAHGRVRPLTLLGDPVLRARCEDVTGFGPELARLVEDMFATMYAARGVGLAANQVGVPLRVFVYDCPDDDDVRHLGHVVNPTLVAAGGLVLRGPEGCLSLPGLEAGTERYDEAVVEGFTAAGEPVTVPGTGFFARCLQHEADHLDGRVYADRVTGLRGRRLARQVRRAAWSG; from the coding sequence ATGCGACACCGCTCCATCCCGGGCGCCCACGGGCGCGTCCGGCCCCTCACCCTGCTCGGCGACCCCGTGCTGCGGGCCCGCTGCGAGGACGTCACCGGCTTCGGCCCCGAACTGGCCCGGCTCGTCGAGGACATGTTCGCCACGATGTACGCGGCCCGCGGCGTCGGCCTGGCGGCCAACCAGGTCGGCGTGCCGCTGCGGGTGTTCGTCTACGACTGCCCGGACGACGACGACGTCCGCCACCTGGGCCATGTGGTGAACCCGACGCTGGTCGCGGCGGGCGGCCTCGTGCTGCGCGGCCCGGAGGGCTGTCTGTCCCTGCCGGGCCTGGAGGCGGGGACGGAGCGTTACGACGAGGCGGTGGTCGAGGGCTTCACGGCGGCGGGCGAGCCGGTCACCGTGCCCGGCACCGGGTTCTTCGCCCGCTGCCTGCAGCACGAGGCCGACCATCTGGACGGCCGGGTGTACGCGGACCGGGTTACGGGCCTGCGCGGGCGCAGACTGGCCCGTCAGGTGCGCCGGGCGGCGTGGAGCGGCTGA
- a CDS encoding MurT ligase domain-containing protein, with protein sequence MAGNSDPLTPRAKIAVTAGKAVAAASRAAGRGSGSVIGGRVALKLDPDLLARLAQNLDVVLVSATNGKTTTTRLIAEALRAAGPVVSNALGANMPAGITSALAGGSDARYGVIEVDEKYLAGVARDTAPKCIALLNLSRDQLDRAAETRMLAENWREGLAGSKAVVVANADDPLVVWAASSSPNVVWVAAGQMWKDDAWSCPSCGGVMQRPGDDWFCGECGFRRPTPSWALSGDHVLDPHGSAWPIHLQLPGRANKANAASSAAVAAVFGVPPQVALERMYAVQAVAGRYDVVQFQGRDLRLLLAKNPAGWLETFSLIDPPPTPVILSVNARGADGTDTSWLWDVDYTRLTGHPIFVVGDRKLDLAVRLEVANQHFQVCENLDQAVQQAPPGRIEVIANYTAFQDLRRRVGN encoded by the coding sequence ATGGCAGGCAACTCGGACCCGCTCACGCCGCGGGCCAAGATCGCCGTGACCGCCGGCAAGGCGGTCGCGGCGGCGTCGCGCGCCGCGGGGCGCGGCAGCGGTTCGGTGATCGGCGGCCGGGTGGCGCTCAAGCTCGACCCCGACCTCCTCGCCCGGCTCGCCCAGAACCTGGACGTCGTCCTCGTCTCGGCGACCAACGGCAAGACGACCACCACCCGGCTGATCGCCGAGGCGCTGCGCGCCGCCGGGCCGGTCGTGTCCAACGCGCTCGGCGCCAACATGCCGGCCGGCATCACCTCCGCCCTCGCGGGCGGCTCCGACGCCCGCTACGGCGTCATCGAGGTCGACGAGAAGTACCTCGCGGGCGTCGCCCGGGACACCGCCCCCAAGTGCATCGCGCTGCTCAACCTCTCCCGCGACCAGCTGGACCGCGCCGCCGAGACCCGCATGCTCGCGGAGAACTGGCGCGAGGGCCTCGCCGGTTCCAAGGCGGTCGTCGTCGCCAACGCCGACGACCCGCTGGTGGTGTGGGCGGCCTCGTCCTCCCCCAACGTGGTCTGGGTCGCCGCCGGGCAGATGTGGAAGGACGACGCCTGGTCGTGCCCGTCCTGCGGCGGCGTCATGCAGCGTCCCGGCGACGACTGGTTCTGCGGCGAGTGCGGCTTCCGCCGCCCGACGCCCAGCTGGGCGCTCAGCGGCGACCACGTCCTCGACCCGCACGGCTCGGCCTGGCCGATCCACCTCCAGCTGCCGGGCCGCGCCAACAAGGCCAACGCGGCCTCCTCCGCCGCCGTGGCCGCCGTCTTCGGGGTGCCGCCGCAGGTGGCGCTGGAGCGGATGTACGCGGTGCAGGCCGTCGCCGGACGCTATGACGTCGTCCAGTTCCAGGGCCGCGACCTGCGCCTGCTGCTGGCGAAGAACCCCGCGGGCTGGCTCGAGACGTTCAGCCTGATCGATCCGCCGCCGACCCCGGTGATCCTCTCGGTGAACGCGCGCGGCGCCGACGGCACCGACACCTCCTGGCTGTGGGACGTCGACTACACCCGGCTGACCGGTCACCCGATCTTCGTCGTCGGCGACCGCAAGCTGGACCTGGCGGTCCGCCTGGAGGTCGCCAACCAGCACTTCCAGGTGTGCGAGAACCTCGACCAGGCCGTGCAGCAGGCGCCGCCGGGCCGGATCGAGGTCATCGCGAACTACACCGCGTTCCAGGACCTCCGCCGCCGCGTCGGCAACTGA